A single region of the Streptomyces sp. NBC_00236 genome encodes:
- a CDS encoding DUF5667 domain-containing protein, which produces MIANVSAHRRANAFAQALEEQSLRGAAAVQPEDPAEQAGPGPLLALANGLGELPKPELDPEVKVVQRAQLVAAMEAMFAEGGASADPTVPEQRGKGAHRASPLRKLRPRSRWTKGLAAGGLTVGVAAGAFGGVAAASSDALPGDSLYGLKRGMEDIHLGLADSDTDRGEVYLDQASTRLSEARRLMERARSGDLDHEQLGEVRRTLGRMTHDATEGHRLLHAAYERDGAIGPIQTLESFSRTHRDSWSNLRDRLPVQLTDIGDQVSSVFAAIDQEVEPLQSLLPRPPETDSGSKESGTTGNGSAPSSRSHAPSPSSPSGTHDGGTGTSSSPRPSGSGSSPADGLIGGGTDGLFDPPSPDATTPSQDTPSTTPSPDITLPPLLPGLIGGLGIDAQDDKN; this is translated from the coding sequence GTGATCGCAAACGTTTCGGCACACCGGCGGGCGAACGCCTTCGCCCAGGCCCTGGAGGAGCAGTCGCTCCGCGGTGCGGCGGCCGTACAGCCCGAGGACCCGGCCGAACAGGCCGGCCCCGGACCGCTGTTGGCCCTGGCGAACGGCCTCGGTGAGCTACCGAAGCCGGAGTTGGATCCCGAGGTCAAAGTGGTGCAGCGAGCCCAGCTCGTCGCCGCCATGGAGGCCATGTTCGCCGAGGGCGGCGCGTCCGCGGACCCTACGGTGCCCGAACAACGGGGCAAGGGGGCCCACCGGGCCTCGCCACTCCGGAAACTGCGCCCCAGATCCCGCTGGACGAAGGGCCTCGCGGCCGGCGGACTCACCGTCGGTGTGGCCGCGGGAGCCTTCGGCGGAGTGGCCGCTGCCAGTTCCGACGCCCTGCCGGGTGACTCCCTCTACGGGCTGAAGCGCGGCATGGAGGACATCCACCTCGGCCTCGCCGACAGTGACACCGACCGCGGCGAGGTCTACCTGGACCAGGCCTCGACCCGGCTCAGCGAAGCCCGCAGGCTGATGGAGCGCGCCCGCTCCGGCGACCTGGACCACGAGCAGCTCGGCGAGGTCCGACGCACGCTGGGCCGCATGACCCACGACGCCACGGAGGGCCACCGCCTGCTCCACGCCGCCTACGAACGCGACGGCGCGATCGGCCCCATCCAGACCCTCGAGTCGTTCTCCCGCACCCACCGCGACAGCTGGAGCAACCTCCGCGACCGCCTCCCCGTACAGCTGACCGACATCGGCGACCAGGTGAGCTCGGTCTTCGCAGCCATAGACCAAGAGGTCGAACCGCTGCAGTCGCTGCTCCCCCGCCCCCCGGAGACGGACAGCGGATCCAAGGAGTCCGGCACCACCGGCAACGGCTCGGCGCCGTCCTCCCGTTCGCACGCCCCGTCGCCCTCGTCGCCCTCCGGCACGCACGACGGCGGTACGGGTACCAGCTCCTCGCCCCGCCCGTCGGGCTCGGGCAGCAGCCCCGCGGACGGCCTGATCGGCGGCGGCACGGACGGCCTCTTCGACCCGCCGTCCCCCGACGCCACCACACCGTCCCAGGACACACCGAGCACGACCCCGTCGCCGGACATCACCCTGCCGCCCCTGCTCCCCGGCCTGATCGGCGGCCTGGGAATCGACGCCCAGGACGACAAGAACTGA
- a CDS encoding lysophospholipid acyltransferase family protein produces the protein MADAKVIPFDDDRSRSGGVARAARRRPSGRGTGSVSALPGQPGTSPPPEGQEEAVVVSEGPGGGGWDRRIAGGLAFLRRRVTGEYDVDEFGYDEELTDQVLMSMLRPVYEKYFRVEVKGIENIPSDGGALIVSNHSGTLPLDGLMLQVAVHDNHPAGRHLRLLAADLVFMLPVVNELARKAGHTLACAEDAERLLRQGEVVGVMPEGFKGIGKPFGERYKLQRFGRGGFVSTALRAGVPIVPCSIVGAEEIYPMIGNSKTLARLLGIPYFPITPTFPWLGPLGALPLPTKWTIQFGEPIPTDGYPVEAAEDPMLMFNLTDQVREQIQHTLYKLLVQRRSVFF, from the coding sequence ATGGCGGATGCCAAGGTCATTCCGTTCGACGACGACCGTTCGCGGTCGGGGGGTGTGGCGCGTGCCGCGCGCCGGCGGCCCTCGGGACGCGGCACAGGGTCCGTCAGCGCCCTGCCCGGACAGCCGGGTACCTCGCCGCCACCGGAGGGGCAGGAGGAGGCTGTGGTGGTCTCTGAGGGCCCGGGTGGTGGTGGCTGGGACCGGCGGATCGCGGGCGGGCTCGCGTTCCTGCGGCGGCGGGTCACGGGCGAGTACGACGTCGACGAGTTCGGTTACGACGAGGAGCTCACCGACCAGGTCCTGATGTCGATGCTGCGGCCGGTGTACGAGAAGTACTTCCGGGTCGAGGTGAAGGGCATCGAGAACATCCCGTCGGACGGCGGGGCGCTCATCGTGTCCAACCACTCGGGGACGCTGCCGCTGGACGGGCTGATGCTCCAGGTCGCGGTGCACGACAACCATCCGGCGGGGCGGCATCTGCGGCTGCTCGCGGCGGACCTGGTCTTCATGCTGCCGGTCGTGAACGAGCTGGCCCGCAAGGCCGGGCACACGCTGGCCTGTGCGGAGGACGCGGAGCGGCTGCTGCGGCAGGGCGAGGTCGTCGGTGTGATGCCGGAGGGGTTCAAGGGCATCGGCAAGCCGTTCGGCGAGCGGTACAAGCTCCAGCGCTTCGGGCGGGGCGGCTTCGTGTCCACGGCGTTGCGGGCCGGGGTGCCGATCGTGCCGTGCTCGATCGTGGGGGCGGAGGAGATCTACCCGATGATCGGCAACTCGAAGACGCTGGCGCGGCTGCTGGGCATTCCGTACTTCCCGATCACGCCGACGTTTCCGTGGCTGGGGCCGCTGGGGGCCCTGCCGTTGCCGACGAAGTGGACGATCCAGTTCGGTGAGCCCATTCCCACGGACGGGTATCCGGTGGAGGCGGCGGAGGATCCGATGCTGATGTTCAACCTGACGGATCAGGTGCGGGAGCAGATTCAGCACACGCTGTACAAGTTGCTGGTGCAGCGGCGTTCGGTGTTCTTCTGA